The Oncorhynchus mykiss isolate Arlee chromosome 5, USDA_OmykA_1.1, whole genome shotgun sequence DNA window GAGAACACTACATGTCACGGACCACATTACTCAGAATAAGACAAGTGCAATATTAATCAGCCTAGATGCAGAAAAAACATTTGATTCAGTGGGATGGGATTACCTATTCCAAGTTATGGAAAGATTTGGTTTCAACAAAGAAGTGATACAGTGCATCAAAACACTGTATTCATGTCCGACCGCTAGAATAAAGATAAATGGACATTTGACACGAACGATAAAATTAGAGCGAGGGGCAAGACAAGACTGTAATCTTTCACCCACGCTCTTCTCCTTGTACCTAGAACCATTCGCACAGTCAATAAGACAGGACCCAACCTTAAAGGGAATAACAATAAGAGGCAGTGAACATAAGATatgcatgtatgctgatgacgttCTGTTATTCCTTAAAGACCCAGGCTCAAGTGTACCTAGATTGATGGATGTTTTACAAACATTTGGAACATATTCAGGGTATATGCTTAACGTACACAAGACCCAAACCCTAGTATATAATTATACCCCACAGGAAGAGATGAAGAGTAGGTATAACTTCACCTGGACCTCTTCATCCATTAAATATCTGGGAGTAAATTTACCAAAAGATACACCCAAACTTTATTGCATGAATTACGATCACATTAACAAGAAAATATATGATGACCTAGACAGGTGAAATTCACTTCCCTTAGATCTTAGTAGTAGAATTGAAACAATCAAAATGAACATCCTGCCAAGGTTACTGTATTTGTTCCAATCACTGCCCATAGAAATCCTGCCTAAACAGTTTAGGGAATGGGATAAACGGACATCAAGGTTTATCTGGAACAGTAAGAGAACAAGAACTAgatatacaacattacagttaacaaAAACTGTGGGGGTATGGCCTTACCAAACCTTAAAGATTATTATGTGTCAGCCCAATTGAGACCCCTGGTGTGTTGGTGCAATTCAGAATACGAATCCAAATGGAAAGACATCGAGACTACTCTGACAGAGATGCCCATACAGTCAGTACTGGGAAATAAGGACATGATAAAAGAAATATACAATAGACAAAATCAGTGGATTTATTTCTCTCTGAAGACATGGTTTAGGGTAATTAAGCTAAATCATTTAGACAGAGAGATCAAACTGCTGAGTTGGCCCGCATACAACCCCAGCTTCATCCCTGCAACTCAGGACAGCAGGTTTAAACAATGGACGCAGAAAGGCATCACATCATTCAGTACAATTATAAGGAATGGGAACCTAGATAACTTCCAAGACCTAAGTAAAAAACATGGCTTGGATAAACAAGATTTTTACAGATACCCACAAGTTCGACACTATTTCTTAAGGGAGATAAAAGTGACTGACCCCTGAGCACCTCCAAAATTAATCCAAGTATTCACTAACGCATACAACTTGGGGAGTAAGAAAAAAATGATTTCAAATCTCTAATTGGGTATTCAATCCTCAAAGAAACATTCTACAAACTATATTAAAAATAAATGGGAGGAGGAACTTACCATTGAAATAACTGATGAAACATGGTTGAACATATTAGAGACTCAACATAGCTCCACCAACTCAAGGTCATGGAGAGAATTCTGTTGGAAGAATGTTGTATGTTTCTTCATAACACCTAAACTCAAATCAAAACAGACGGGCTCACTACACCCTTGTTGGAGAGAATGCGGTCAATTGAGGGCGGACCACTCTCATATCTTTTGGACTTGCCCTGCAATCGAAACTTACTGGGGAGAAATAAGATCTAACATTGGAAAAATAATGGGATTTGACATAGAACAAACATACTTTGTACATGGGTGAAATACCTGATAACTTACACAATAGATAAAAGTACCTATCGAAGGTCCTACTGGCAGCCAGTAAAAAGGCTATCACTAGGAAATGGCTTCAAAAATACCCTCCCACAGTGACACAATGGATAGACATTGTAGAAGAAATACACCACATGACCTTTGCTTTAAGAACTCAACAGGAGAGAGGTCAAGAATACTGGGAAAAATGGGTTCCGTACTTGGAAAAGGTCTAATTCAAAGATGTCAATGTAACTAATATGATGATGAAGGTATGAAGTGCACTGTAACTGACAgatctttttttgttttgttgttcttttatttgactttatttgTAATTTCTTTGTGTTCCTACAGTAAAAACAaagtttaattattattttttttaaatgtgtggagtggtggaaaaatgagttttaatgactccaacctaagtgtatgtaaacttctgacttcaactgtacaaccacctaaaaggaagtgattcccaaacttcCATAACAAAGGCATTACCTACAGAGAGATGTATCTGgaaaagagtcccctaagcaagctggtcctggggctctgttcacaaacacaaaaataccccacagagccccaggacagcaacacaattagacccaacctaatcatgagaaaaaaagaaacaatataattacttgacccattggaaagaattaacaaaaacccTGAGCAAacaagaatgctatttggccctaaacagagtacacagtggcagattacctgaccactgtgactgactaaAAATTAAGGAAAGGCCGCAGTAGGCAGACctagctctcaagagaagacaggctactgcccacaaaatgaggtggaaactgagctgcacttcctaacctcctgtccaatgtatggacatattagagacacatgtttccctcagatttatttattttcccttttgtacttgaactatttgcctatcgttacaacactgtatatagcaataatatgacatttgaaatgtgtctattcttttggaacttttgtcaatcaatcaaatgtattttataaagccctttttacatcagccgatgtcacaaattgctatacagaaactcagcctaaaaccccaaacaacaagaaatgcagatgtagaagcactgtgAATAGGAAAAACtctagaaacctagagaggaactgaGAGGAACTGGCCAGAATAAAAACAAAGGTCAACTCAGTTAGTCTGTGTAGGCATTTTGTTATGtatttagttagctatttagcagtcttatagcatggagatagaagctgttcaagagcttGTTGGTGTCAGACTTAAGGCACCGGTACTGCTTTCCCCTGCGGAGgcaagagaacagtctatggcttgagtGGTTGGAGTCTAACGATTTTCCAGGCCTTCCTTACACACCACATGACATAGAGTTccaggatggcagggagctcggccccagtgatgtactgagctgtcaacaccaccctctgtagcgccatgcagTCGAGGGCAGTGCTACTTCCATACCAAGccatgatgcagccagtcaagatgctctcaattgtacagctgtataactttttgaggatttggggGCCCATGCCAACCCTTTTCAAGGTTCAGCTCCTTGAGCAGCTCCTTGGTCCTGCTGATGTTGAAGGAGAGGGTTGTTGTTCCGGCCCCACACtgtcaggtcactgacctcctccctgtacgcTGTCTCATCATTGCCGGTGATcgggcctaccaccgttgtgtcgtcagcaaacttgatgatggtgttggagtcgtgcgtggccacgcagtcatgggtgaacagggagtacaggaggggacttagcacACACGCCTGTGGGGcacccatgttgagggtcagcggggcggaggtgatgttgcctaccctcaccacctggggcccaTCAGGAAGTATGGATGGAGGGGTTGGAGGGGTCAATGGTGTTGAGTACTGagctgtcaatgaacagcattctcacataggtattcctcttatctaggtgggtgagggtagtgtggagtgcaattgagattgcgtcgtctatggatctgttggggcggtatgcaaattggatttgtctagggtttctgggatgatggagttgatgtgtgccataaccagcttCTCAATgtacttcatgattacagatgtgagtgctacaaggtggtagtcattgtggcatgaagccttagagttcttgggaacaAGAATTATGGTGGTCATCTTAAAacatgtggggattacagactgggacaaggagaggttgaaaatgacagtgaagataccTGCCACCTGTTCGGGGCATGCTCTGAGAAAGCACCCTGGAATACCATAAGGCCCCGTGGCCTTGCGGGTATTGACCTGATTAAAAACTTCTCACTTCGGCCTCGGATTGCGAGATCACCCACACCCGGTACAATGGTGTTATTGTCAAagctgggtcttcctttgtaatctgtaatggaCTATAGCCCCTGCCACATGTGGCAGTCATTGGAGTCTATGTAATATGATTCCACCCTATTCCTATATTGTTCTCTTGCTCGTTTGATGACTCTGCTGAGGTCATTGTGGGACCTCTTGACCTTGatcctgtcctcagccgtagcctcagggttgtctgCAATAGCCCTGTGTGCGGTAGCCCTATCCTTTAGTTTAGTGCCAACTTTAGTGTTAATTCAGGGCTTTTGATTTGGGAAGCAGCGAATCTGTGGGGACAAGTCGCCGATGAATTTCCTAATGAAGCCAGTGACAGAGGTGGTTAGCTCTTCGATGTTATCCGCGGAGtcccaaaacatgtttttatcaGCTCTAGCAAAGCAGGCCTGAAGTATAATCTCTGATTCCAGAGCATTTCTCAAAGGACAAGTCACAAATAATTCCCGTTTGAGCTTCTGCTTTTAAACAGTAGCAGGAGTATGTatggagtcatgatctgatttgctgaaTGGCGGACGAGAGGGTAGCCAGCTTGCCATACACTGGACCAGTAGACAGTGTCCTACGCCCCACCTGGCGGGCACTGTTTTCCAGCAGTTTTGTTAGCAACGGAGAGGGCAGGTGTTCGGCAGGCGGGAGAAAAGGACACTGTGTGCTAGCTTAGCCAGCTAGTCCTAACACTGTGTGCTAACTAGCTAGATAGCTCGCTAGTTAGCGGCACCATGTGCTAGTTAGCTGGTCCCGCCTTCCGCCTGCTGTGTCCCGGTGTCATCCTTAGGACTACCTGGCTAAACTGCAGTGCTAGCGGGAGGCAGGGATGACAGGTAGGTGGGTGAAAAACTCAGATAATACtttttatttcccttttgaccCACATTCCAAAGTGTAACACAAgcgggaaggggggggggggggggggggggggggggggtcattcatACAGGGACCAATGGGGTGCTCGGGGGGGGGTTCATGCAGATGCAGGAACGCCACGAATTTTGGGCTGCAGTTGCACACtacttaaaatatatatacagtgccttgcgaaagtattcggcccccgtgaactttgcgaccttttgccacatttcaggcttcaaacataaagatataaaactgtatttttttgtgaagaatcaacaacaagtgggacacaatcatgaagtggaacgacatttattggatatttaaaacttttttaacaaatcaaaaactgaaaaattgggcgtgcaaaattattcagcccccttaagttaatactttgtagcgccaccttttgctgcgattacagctgtaagtcgcttggggtatgtctctatcagttttgcacatcaagagactgaatttttttcccattcctccttgcaaaacagctcgagctcagtgaggttggatggagagcctttgtgaacagcagttttcagttctttccacagattctcgattggattcaggtctggactttgacttggccattctaacacctggatatgtttatttttgaaccattccattgtagattttgctttatgttttggataattgtcttgttggaagacaaatctccgtcccagtctcaggtcttttgcagactccatcaggttttcttccagaatggtcctgtatttggctccatccatcttcccatcaattttaaccatcttccctgtccctgctgaagaaaatcaggcccaaaccatgatgctgccaccaccatgtttgacagtgggcatggtgtgttcagggtgatgagctgtgttgcgtttatgccaaacataacgttttgcattgttgccaaaaagttcaattttggtttcatctgaccagagcaccttcttccacatgtttggtgtgtctcccaggtggcttgtggcaaactttaaacaacaccttttatggatatctttaagaaatggctttcttcttgccactcttccataaaggccagatttgtgcaatatacgactgattgttgtcctatggacagagtctcccacctcagctgtagatctctgcagttcatccagagtgatcatgggcctcttggctgcatctctgatcagtcttctccttgtatgagctgaaagtttagagggacggccaggtcttggttgatttgcagtggtctgatactccttccatttcaatattatcgcttgcacagtgctccttgggatgtttaaagcttgggaaatatttttgtatccaaatccggctttaaacttcttcacaacagtatctcggacctgcctggtgtgttccttgttcttcatgatgctctctgcgcttttaacggacctctgagactatcacagtacaggtgcatttatacggagacttgattacacacaggtggattgtatttatcatcattagtcatttaggtcaacattggatcattcagagatcctcactgaacttctggagagagtttgctgcactgaaagtaaaggggatgaataattttgcacatccaatttttcagtttttgatttgttaaaaaagtttgaaatatccaataaatgtcgttccacttcatgattgtgtcccacttgttgttgattcttcacaaaaaaatacagttttatatctttatgtttgaagcctgaaatgtggcaaaaggtcgcatagttcaagggggccaaatactttcgcaaggcactgtatatatatatatatatatatatatatatatatatatatatattaacaacAGAAAGTATATGagggaacacaagtatatatagATTATAAACAATGGGCAATCGAGCTAGgaggtacaatatcacattacaattacacaaggaccttaggGGACATACATACACTTACAAGCAGTTGCACACTACTGCCTCGCTTCGCCCCTTCTGTATGTTGATTTACCAACCGGAAGCGCTAGCCGGAAGTTGCTCCCGTATTCGTGACGTGTACTTGTAACTACTATTTGCAGTTGCTGCTGACATCAAATTCCATACTCAAATGCGGCGAGAGTTTGCTGATAAATTATAGCTTCGTTCAGTATCATAGGAAAGGGATCGTGATACGACCTACAAAAATGACAACCATGTTCGCAGATACTATTCTTATTGTTTTTATCTCTGTTTGCACAGCTCTGTTAGCTGAGGGTAAGTAACTAACGTtacagtagctagccaacgttaatTTTAGCTAAGCTATCTGGCTGACTTTAGCTAGCTACCTGATACTGACTTTCTAATTTTGGCTAGCAACCATCAAACATATTCGTGATGTATTTTATTTGGTTAACGCTGAGTGCTGTAGATGTTTTGTCATTTGGAAACCTGTTTAATCCGGGGCATGAGTAGCACGACGCTTCTTAGCTTTGGGACCCAACATTGGGTGGGAGTCTGTCTTTATGAGGCTACAGCCATCAGATCTAAGAATTGCGAGCTCTCGGCCAGGTCACTGGGTATCTGTAAACGACTTTGTGACAACGGCTGATGTTAAAATGACTTTATgaaatacatgtgattgattgatgGTCACCATTGGTGTACTAATGATAATAACCGCATACTTGTTATTTGTAGTTAGTGACAGAGCTTATGTTTCATCAGGAGATGATTGGGGCATCATCTAATACACATGCATGATTTTATATGCACATTCATTGATATGTTGATGTATTGATTGCTCTAAATGTAGTATTTGCCTAACCTTTAAACATCTCCATCCTAAGGAATTACATGGGTGTTGGTGTATCGTACTGCAAAGTACAAGAGTCTGAAGGCAGAGGTGGAAAAGCAAAGCAAGAAATGTGAGTgtctttttaaatacattttcattgCTTTTCACAATTTACACACAGACGACATTGTTCAGTTCTTggatcaaatgttatttgtcacatgcaccgaatacaacaggtagatcttacaacagttgtagaccttcaacaccatagtaccctcaaagctcatcactaagctaaggatcctgggactaaacacctccctctgcaactggatcctggacttcctgaggggccaccccaggtggtgagggaaggtaacaatacatctgccatgctgatcctcaacactggagctccccaggggtgcgtgcccatgactgcatggcgactccaacgccatcattaagtttgcagacggcacaacagttgtaggcctgatcaccgacaatgacgagacagcctatcgggaggaggtcagagacctggccgagtggtgccagaataacaacctatccctcaacgtaaccaagactaaggagaggagtgtggactacaggaaaagaaggaccgagcacgcccccattctcatcgacgggctgtagtggaggaggttgagagattcaagttccttggtgtccacatcaacaacaaactagaatggtccaaacacaccaagacagtcgtgaagagtgcacaacaaagcctattccccctcaggagactgaaaatatttggcatgggtcctgagatcctcaaaaggttctacagctgcaccattgagagcatcctggcgggttaccataagactcctgaacagctaatcaaatggctacccagactatttgcatcccccccccccccttacagtGAAACACTTACTTACAGGctttaaccaatagtgcaaaaaatgtattagaTGAGCAATAGGtagataaagaaataaaacaacagtaaaaagagaagcctttttgtcctagacttggcactccggtactgcttgccatgtggtagtagagataagtctatgactggggtggctggggtctttgaccatttttagggccttcctctgacaccgcctggtatagaggtcctggatggcaggcagcttagccccagtgatgtactgggccgtatgcactacccactgtagtgccttgcggtcagaggcctagcaattgccgtaccagacagtgatgcaaccagagtagcaatgctctcgatgttgcagcagtagaaccttttgaggatctcaggacccatgccaaatctgtttagttttctgagggggaataggttttgtcgtgccctcttcacgactgtcttagtgtgcttggaccatgttcgtttgttggtgatgtggatgccacggaacttgaagctctcaacctgctccactacaaccctgtcgatgagaatgggggtgtgctcggtcctccttttcctgtagtccacaatcatctcctttgtcttgatcatgttgagggaggggttgttgtccttgcaccacacggtcaggtctctgacatccctataggctgtctcattgttgtcgatgatcaggcTATTGTGTCatcagtaaacttaatgatggtgttggagtcgtgcctggctgtgcagtcatgagtaaatagggagtacaggaggggactgagcacgcacccctgaggggcccccgtgttgaggattcgcgtggcggatgtgttgttacctacccttactgttgttgttttcaaGGGTGACGGCTCTGTAGTGAAAACTATTtttttatacagtatatgtatttgAATATtacagtggagaagaagaaggaAACCATTACAGAATCTGCAGGACGTCAACAGAAGAAGAAGATTGGTAAGAAAGAAGAGTCAtgtgtttatacagtatgtatttggACCAAAGCTTTCCTGGACCATAGCTATCGTCTCATCATAAATTTGACAAGAATATTACGATAATATATATGACAGTTGGTGTATATAAAATAATATGTGGTCCCCATACACAATGTTTTAATTTCAACttcagagagacaagaggagaaacTGAAGAACAACAACAGAGATCTATCCATGGTgagagaaatgtgtttttttgtcatACAAATTAAACAAGCCAACGCCCTGTGTATTCCTTCCCATTTGCTATCTAGCTTCATTGATGAAGGGGTGACCACATTTCATCTGACTGTCCTCCCGTCTTGTGTTACAGGTACGAATGAAGTCCATGTTCGCCATTGGCTTCTGTTTCACAGCGTTGATGGGAATGTTCAACTCCATGTGAGTGTACAGACAATGACAAATGCTATCTGTTAGATCTAGTGGCACGGGTGGCTACTCTGTTATGATGACAAACAACTCACTGTGTTCATTGTGAGTTTTTTTTGTTAAGCAATTGCTCTCAGCTCAAAGTTAGTCATTCAATGCACCTCCTTACCCACCACGTGCTAATATCATTGTCTGGTTTTAGCTTTGATGGAAGGGTGGTGGCCAAACTGCCATTCGTCCCACTGTCCTACATTCAGGGTCTTTCCCATCGCAACCTTTTGGGCGAGGACTTCACTGACTGCTCATTCATCTTCCTGTACATTCTCTGCACCATGTCCATCAGACAGGTAACTCAACTGACACTATTTTACCACCTGTCATGGGATGCAGTATATTGACAAGAGTAGCAAATACTCGGCTAACAAAAAGAGTTAAGGACATACATTTATGGATTTGAAGTTGAAGGTTTCCACAGACCCAATCTCTTAAAATATGATACACATTCAACAGCTTATGGTTCACAACTTTCCAGAACTTGGACTTCTCCTAAATATCCTTGGTTTCTGTCTAATTGCTATGTAAATATTGTTTCTATCCATCCACAGAACATCCAGAAGATGCTGGGTCTGGCCCCCTCCAGAGCTGCCACCAAGCAGGCTGGAGGTTTCTTGGGACCCCCTCCCCAGGCAGCTAAGTTCTCCTAAGAACCAAGCATATGGGTGGCCTTCCAGGCtgactacattacattacagtccAATGGTTGTGTACCATGTCATCGAGTGTGCAGCCGAGCATCAGATCCTATATCATATGATGTGATTTTTGCAATGTAGTCTGCTTAGAACACGTCTTCAGTCCTAATTCTACACTGTGACTGTCTGGccacagagagaagggagaggacagCCCCCTCATCTGTACAGAGAATGACATTGCTGTCACAAAGATGGATGGGACGTATACATTGAATACATACTTTGTATACATTGAATACCATCAGCagctactgtatcattcattcaTTACTTGTACCCATTATTTCATTGAAGTTTGTAGTGTACCTGGTTTGACCCATTTTCCTTATTTTGATGCTTTAAGTTTTAGTTCGATTAGTTTGACATTAAAGTAGCTATTATTGTGAGTGCTAATGATTTACAAAATGTTACAAAAGTGTGAAATATATCCTGTTTATATTCAGCTAAACATTGTGATAAGATGCTAAACAAAAATCGTATGAGATTGGAATAAATTAAGCAGACCTGGGAGTGGATTGGCTGTTTGGTTAATCAGTACATTATGTGATTGCCTGGCTCTGTAGTATTTCATTTCTTACTTAATGAATAAATGTTTTATCAAATTTTAGCCTGTTTGATGctgttttcttttctttctttgcAATTTTGTATGATCTATGTCTGCTACCACAGAA harbors:
- the tmco1 gene encoding calcium load-activated calcium channel (The RefSeq protein has 1 substitution compared to this genomic sequence), translated to MTTMFADTILIVFISVCTALLAEGITWVLVYRTAKYKSLKAEVEKQSKKLEKKKETITESAGRQQKKKIERQEEKLKNNNRDLSMVRMKSMFAIGFYFTALMGMFNSIFDGRVVAKLPFVPLSYIQGLSHRNLLGEDFTDCSFIFLYILCTMSIRQNIQKMLGLAPSRAATKQAGGFLGPPPQAAKFS